The following proteins come from a genomic window of Hymenobacter canadensis:
- a CDS encoding cation:proton antiporter domain-containing protein, producing the protein MGSYSILIGLSAAVILSYLFDLIARATKVPSVLMLLLTGIALRQAADYFDFTLSIPQVVLEIFGIIGLIMIVLEGALDLELTREKAPLIRRSFLAAVLMLVVQSVAIALLLQWYLGASFQTCLINAVPLAVISSAIAIPSVANLMGEKQEFIVYESTFSDILGIMLFNFALQDNFAQGISLVTFSRDVVAVLVVAVLSTAALAFLLGRIRLHVKFFLILAFLVLLYSLAKKLHLSSLVLVLVFGLAVNNAGLILRGPRLQRWLHPEQLAAELHPLKSITAESAFLIRTFFFLLFGFSITLSTLISGTLLLQGLLIVAVLTVIRYLYLRFVAKSDLIPELFIAPKGLITVLLFYSIPARHHLGEVGESLLFVVILLTGVLMMIGLQLTKKDPEIGEY; encoded by the coding sequence ATGGGTTCCTATTCTATCCTCATCGGCCTCAGTGCGGCCGTCATCCTGTCCTACCTCTTCGACCTAATTGCGCGGGCCACCAAGGTGCCGTCGGTGCTGATGCTGCTGCTCACGGGTATTGCCCTGCGCCAGGCCGCCGACTACTTCGACTTCACGTTGAGCATTCCGCAGGTGGTGCTGGAAATATTTGGCATCATCGGCCTGATTATGATTGTGCTGGAGGGCGCCCTCGACCTGGAGCTGACCCGCGAAAAGGCGCCCCTGATCCGGCGCTCGTTTCTGGCGGCGGTGCTGATGCTGGTAGTGCAGTCGGTGGCTATTGCGCTGCTGCTGCAATGGTATCTGGGGGCGTCGTTTCAGACCTGCCTCATAAATGCCGTGCCGCTGGCCGTCATCAGCTCGGCCATTGCCATCCCCAGCGTGGCCAATCTGATGGGCGAAAAGCAGGAGTTCATCGTGTACGAAAGCACGTTTTCGGACATTCTGGGCATCATGCTGTTCAACTTCGCGCTGCAGGATAATTTCGCCCAGGGGATTTCCCTCGTCACGTTCTCGCGCGACGTGGTGGCGGTGCTCGTGGTAGCGGTGCTGAGCACGGCGGCCCTGGCGTTTCTGCTGGGCCGCATCCGGCTGCACGTCAAGTTTTTCCTGATTCTGGCGTTCCTGGTGCTGCTCTACAGCTTGGCCAAAAAGCTGCACCTGTCGTCGCTGGTGCTGGTGCTGGTGTTTGGGCTGGCCGTAAACAACGCCGGCCTGATTTTGCGCGGGCCGCGCCTGCAGCGCTGGCTGCACCCCGAGCAGCTGGCCGCCGAGCTGCATCCGCTCAAAAGCATCACCGCCGAATCGGCTTTCCTGATCCGGACGTTCTTTTTCCTGCTGTTCGGCTTCAGCATCACGCTCAGCACGCTCATCAGCGGCACGCTGCTGCTGCAGGGCCTGCTGATTGTGGCCGTGCTCACCGTTATCCGCTACCTGTACCTGCGCTTCGTCGCCAAATCCGACCTGATTCCGGAGCTGTTTATCGCGCCCAAAGGCCTCATCACGGTGCTGCTCTTCTACAGCATTCCGGCCCGCCACCACCTCGGCGAAGTGGGCGAAAGCCTGCTGTTTGTGGTGATTCTGCTGACCGGCGTGCTAATGATGATCGGGCTGCAGCTCACCAAAAAAGACCCGGAGATAGGCGAGTATTAG
- a CDS encoding NAD(P)/FAD-dependent oxidoreductase → MKHVAIIGGGPAGLLAAQRLAEAGCRVAVYEAQATVGRKFLVAGHGGFNLTNSEEPAGFGARYGASHPVFQQMLAHFSPTDLRHWAADLGIATFVGSSGRVFPQEQHKPADLLRAWVARLRALGVAFHLRHRWLGFAGETGLQLRNEATNETFTLSPDATVLALGGASWQKTGSDGQWVPALQAAGVQCVPFAPANCGAEVAWSEFFRAKVGRTPLKNIALRCGGQLARGELLLTEYGVEGTPVYALTPAIREALTLGSPATLLLDLKPDLSDAQLLQKLQKPRAGRSLADFLRQTLRLNTPIPTLLRETAPPEATATPEALAQLLRAVPLPVHALRPLDEAISTAGGVAWDDVDERLMLRRRPGTYVAGEMLDWEAPTGGYLLQGCFSTGAWVARSIAMRIG, encoded by the coding sequence ATGAAACACGTTGCCATCATCGGAGGCGGCCCGGCGGGGCTGCTGGCGGCCCAGCGGCTGGCGGAGGCGGGCTGCCGGGTGGCTGTATATGAGGCACAAGCCACGGTGGGGCGCAAGTTTCTGGTGGCCGGCCACGGCGGCTTCAACCTCACTAACTCGGAGGAGCCCGCTGGCTTCGGGGCGCGCTACGGCGCCAGCCACCCGGTTTTCCAGCAGATGCTGGCCCATTTCTCCCCCACCGACCTGCGCCACTGGGCCGCCGACCTGGGCATTGCCACGTTTGTAGGTAGCAGCGGGAGGGTGTTTCCGCAGGAGCAGCACAAACCCGCTGACCTGCTGCGGGCCTGGGTGGCGCGGTTGCGCGCGCTGGGCGTAGCGTTTCATTTGCGCCACCGGTGGCTGGGCTTCGCGGGCGAAACCGGGCTGCAGTTGCGCAACGAGGCCACCAACGAAACCTTCACCCTCAGCCCCGACGCCACCGTGCTGGCCCTGGGCGGCGCCAGCTGGCAGAAAACCGGCTCCGACGGCCAGTGGGTGCCTGCGCTGCAGGCCGCCGGGGTGCAGTGCGTGCCGTTTGCGCCGGCCAATTGCGGCGCCGAGGTGGCGTGGTCGGAGTTTTTCCGGGCGAAAGTGGGCCGCACGCCTCTCAAAAACATTGCGCTGCGCTGCGGCGGCCAACTGGCGCGGGGCGAGCTGCTGCTGACCGAATACGGCGTGGAAGGCACGCCCGTGTATGCCCTCACGCCCGCCATCCGCGAGGCGCTAACCCTGGGCAGCCCGGCTACGCTGCTGCTCGACCTCAAGCCCGACCTCTCCGACGCTCAGCTACTGCAGAAGCTCCAAAAACCCCGCGCCGGCCGCTCCCTCGCCGACTTCCTGCGCCAGACCCTGCGCCTCAACACCCCCATCCCGACGCTGCTGCGCGAAACCGCCCCACCCGAGGCCACTGCCACGCCCGAGGCGCTGGCCCAATTGCTGCGCGCCGTGCCGTTGCCCGTGCACGCGTTGCGCCCGCTCGATGAAGCCATCAGCACGGCCGGCGGCGTGGCCTGGGACGACGTGGATGAGCGCCTGATGCTGCGCCGCCGCCCCGGCACCTACGTGGCCGGCGAAATGCTGGACTGGGAAGCGCCTACTGGCGGCTATCTGCTGCAGGGCTGCTTCAGCACCGGCGCCTGGGTGGCCCGCAGCATTGCTATGCGTATCGGCTAA
- a CDS encoding diadenylate cyclase — MWDHQSLFRVSAQLFAEGIFNLLDRTLKPEVFLLGLASARETDEPQAVVVEPATLRYTPADFAGVKARAVALEPDGPREVVYHLHPADHDRYEKLRWYELLRRATVQTLEDLTASRGEERLSFCSPPVSLYGYQVVVILQLSAEAYQAYYMLPVPGPGNRPTSLVHAAVQEFLLDCSRALRESDTDDDRPVLDRDYNEVLRAAGRSFMLRAAAGTHGLYDACNGVAALRHEGDEGVGLMLVARRHHPAIVPVLTLESPIPLRDHRRIRKLLELSEDHTALVSDATDVFGLGYLVSPEDPAYEPLFTVHFTRHYSWELSHNEQVMMKVVSNTPRLPQGRVDAENFARAIVRIFPYLDTDAVAYLWELTQRATEQTNGTILVISEGAAQEAVRLTRQCFRVAPRLMTPSVLRLVTNIDGAVFVAPDGTCHAIGAILDGLATEKGDSSRGSRYNSALRYVESSRYACLAVVVSEDGLIDLLPPMRR; from the coding sequence ATGTGGGACCACCAAAGTCTTTTCCGCGTGTCGGCCCAGCTGTTTGCTGAAGGCATCTTCAACCTGCTCGACCGCACGCTGAAACCGGAAGTATTCCTGCTGGGGCTGGCCTCGGCCCGGGAAACCGACGAGCCTCAGGCCGTGGTAGTGGAACCCGCCACCCTGCGCTACACCCCCGCCGACTTTGCCGGCGTGAAGGCCCGCGCCGTCGCCCTTGAGCCCGATGGCCCGCGCGAAGTGGTCTACCACCTGCACCCCGCCGACCATGACCGGTACGAAAAGCTGCGCTGGTATGAGCTGCTGCGCCGCGCCACCGTACAAACCCTGGAAGATCTGACGGCCAGCCGCGGCGAGGAGCGCCTGAGCTTTTGCTCGCCGCCCGTGAGCCTCTACGGCTACCAGGTGGTTGTGATTCTGCAGCTTTCCGCCGAAGCCTACCAGGCCTACTACATGCTGCCCGTGCCGGGCCCCGGCAACCGGCCTACCTCGCTGGTGCACGCTGCCGTGCAGGAATTCCTGCTCGACTGCAGCCGCGCCCTCCGCGAGTCGGACACCGACGACGACCGGCCCGTGCTGGACCGCGACTACAACGAGGTGCTGCGCGCCGCCGGCCGCAGCTTTATGCTGCGCGCCGCCGCCGGCACCCACGGCCTCTACGACGCCTGCAACGGCGTGGCCGCCCTGCGCCACGAGGGCGACGAGGGCGTGGGACTTATGCTGGTGGCCCGCCGCCACCATCCGGCCATTGTGCCCGTGCTCACGCTGGAAAGCCCCATCCCGCTGCGCGACCACCGCCGCATCCGCAAGCTCCTGGAGCTCAGCGAAGACCACACGGCGCTGGTTTCCGATGCCACCGACGTGTTCGGCTTGGGCTATCTGGTGTCGCCGGAAGACCCAGCCTACGAGCCCCTGTTTACGGTGCATTTCACGCGCCACTACAGCTGGGAGCTGAGCCACAACGAGCAGGTGATGATGAAAGTGGTATCCAACACCCCGCGCCTGCCGCAGGGCCGCGTTGATGCCGAGAACTTCGCCCGTGCTATCGTCCGCATTTTCCCGTACCTCGACACCGATGCCGTAGCCTACCTCTGGGAGCTGACGCAGCGCGCCACCGAGCAAACCAACGGCACTATTCTGGTGATTTCGGAAGGCGCGGCCCAGGAGGCCGTGCGCCTCACGCGGCAGTGCTTCCGGGTGGCCCCGCGCCTGATGACGCCCTCCGTGCTGCGCCTGGTCACCAACATCGATGGGGCCGTGTTCGTGGCGCCCGATGGCACCTGCCACGCCATCGGGGCCATCCTCGACGGCCTCGCCACCGAAAAAGGCGACTCCTCCCGCGGTTCGCGCTATAACTCGGCCCTGCGCTACGTGGAAAGCAGCCGCTACGCCTGCCTGGCCGTGGTGGTCAGCGAGGACGGCCTGATTGACCTGCTGCCGCCCATGCGGCGCTGA
- a CDS encoding aldo/keto reductase, translating to MQHRTLGRSGLTVSALGLGCMGMSDFYGPLNDEESIRTLHRATELGVTFFDTADMYGPYKNEELVGKALKDRRQQVVIATKFGILRDPADPSKRGISGRPEYVRQACDDSLRRLGTDYIDLYYQHRVDPATPIEETIGAMAELVKAGKVRHLGMSEAAPDTLRRACAVHPIAALQTEYSLWSRDPEDGVLQACRELGIGFVPYSPLGRGFLTGQIQKFEDLAADDYRRFTPRFQGENFQKNLDLVARINEMATQKGCTPGQLALAWVLAQGDDVVPIPGTKRVSYLEENLGALEVQLSPDELTQLDTIAPRGAAAGPRYPEQMMKSVNG from the coding sequence ATGCAACACCGCACGCTGGGCCGCTCCGGCCTCACTGTTTCTGCCCTGGGCCTCGGCTGCATGGGCATGTCGGATTTCTACGGCCCGCTCAATGACGAGGAAAGCATCCGTACTCTGCACCGCGCCACCGAGCTGGGCGTCACGTTCTTCGACACGGCCGACATGTACGGGCCCTACAAAAACGAGGAGCTGGTAGGAAAAGCCCTCAAGGACCGCCGCCAGCAGGTGGTGATTGCCACCAAATTCGGCATCCTGCGCGACCCCGCAGACCCCAGCAAGCGCGGCATCAGCGGCCGGCCCGAGTATGTACGCCAGGCCTGCGACGACTCGCTGCGCCGCCTCGGCACCGACTACATCGACCTGTACTACCAGCACCGCGTAGATCCGGCAACGCCGATTGAGGAAACCATCGGGGCCATGGCTGAGCTGGTGAAGGCTGGCAAAGTGCGCCATCTGGGCATGAGCGAAGCCGCCCCCGACACGTTGCGCCGGGCCTGCGCCGTGCACCCCATTGCAGCCCTGCAGACCGAATACTCGCTCTGGAGCCGCGACCCCGAGGATGGCGTGCTGCAGGCCTGCCGCGAGCTGGGAATTGGGTTCGTGCCCTACTCGCCGCTGGGCCGTGGCTTCCTCACCGGCCAGATTCAGAAGTTTGAAGACCTAGCGGCCGACGACTACCGCCGCTTCACGCCGCGCTTTCAGGGCGAAAACTTCCAGAAAAACCTGGACCTCGTGGCGCGTATCAACGAAATGGCCACCCAGAAAGGCTGCACGCCCGGCCAGCTGGCCCTGGCTTGGGTGCTGGCGCAGGGCGATGATGTGGTGCCCATCCCCGGTACCAAGCGCGTATCGTACCTCGAAGAAAACCTGGGTGCGCTGGAGGTGCAGCTCAGCCCCGACGAGCTGACGCAGCTGGATACCATTGCCCCCCGCGGTGCCGCCGCCGGCCCCCGCTACCCCGAGCAGATGATGAAATCGGTGAATGGGTAA
- a CDS encoding DUF4112 domain-containing protein produces the protein MTSSRYSPARPAATTPFDQDERLRWVERISHLLDSQFSVPGTKWRFGLDPLMSFIPIVGGIPSLAVSGVLILTMMRHGASGAVVVRMVLNVLLDTLVGAIPILGTIFDFAYKANDRNVRLLRAHYQEGKHQGSGKGLLLVALLGLLAIFGLIIWGLWAAGVWLWHFGESQQWV, from the coding sequence ATGACTTCCTCCCGCTACTCTCCCGCCCGCCCTGCGGCCACCACCCCTTTCGACCAGGATGAGCGCCTGCGCTGGGTGGAACGCATTTCGCATCTGCTCGACAGCCAGTTCAGCGTGCCCGGCACCAAGTGGCGTTTCGGCCTCGACCCACTCATGAGCTTTATCCCGATTGTGGGCGGCATTCCGTCGCTGGCCGTATCGGGCGTGCTCATCCTCACCATGATGCGCCACGGCGCCAGCGGCGCAGTAGTGGTGCGGATGGTGCTCAACGTGCTGCTCGACACGCTGGTAGGCGCCATTCCCATCCTAGGCACCATCTTCGACTTCGCCTATAAAGCCAACGACCGAAATGTGCGCCTGCTGCGCGCGCACTACCAAGAGGGCAAGCACCAGGGCAGCGGCAAAGGCCTGCTGCTGGTGGCGCTGCTGGGGCTGCTGGCCATTTTCGGCCTCATCATCTGGGGCTTGTGGGCCGCGGGCGTCTGGCTCTGGCACTTCGGCGAAAGCCAGCAATGGGTGTAG
- a CDS encoding SCO family protein, translating into MLFSNLRLSLGRAAAASLLAAGALLPLACSSPDTAATQPERLPIQGLKYSEPTSPSDTLPDPVPAFRLTNQEGQIITNQTFAGKVYVTDFFFATCPSICPKMQSELLRVYEQFKGNPDVLFLSHTIDPAHDSIPVLRDYAERLGIKDASRWHFATAPHDTVFALAKAYMTGAQKDSTVQGGYAHSGTFALIDSKRRIRGVYDGMEKSQVDQLIKDLPILLKEEAETRQTAAK; encoded by the coding sequence ATGCTGTTTTCGAACCTGCGCCTTTCCCTTGGCCGCGCCGCCGCTGCCAGCCTGCTGGCGGCCGGTGCCCTGCTGCCCCTCGCCTGCTCCTCGCCCGATACGGCGGCCACCCAACCCGAGCGCCTGCCCATCCAAGGCCTCAAATACTCCGAGCCAACTTCGCCCTCCGACACGCTGCCCGACCCGGTGCCGGCGTTCCGGCTGACCAACCAGGAGGGCCAGATCATCACCAACCAGACGTTTGCCGGCAAGGTCTACGTCACCGATTTCTTCTTTGCCACCTGCCCCAGCATCTGCCCCAAAATGCAAAGCGAGCTGCTGCGCGTGTACGAGCAGTTTAAAGGCAACCCCGACGTGCTGTTCCTGAGCCACACCATCGACCCGGCCCACGACTCCATTCCGGTGCTGCGCGACTATGCCGAGCGGCTGGGCATCAAGGACGCCTCGCGCTGGCACTTCGCCACGGCTCCTCACGACACCGTATTTGCGCTGGCCAAGGCCTACATGACCGGCGCCCAGAAGGACTCCACCGTGCAGGGCGGCTACGCGCACAGCGGTACCTTTGCCCTCATCGACTCCAAACGCCGCATCCGGGGCGTGTACGACGGCATGGAGAAAAGCCAGGTGGATCAGCTGATCAAGGACCTGCCTATTCTGCTGAAAGAGGAAGCCGAAACCCGCCAGACGGCCGCCAAATGA
- a CDS encoding c-type cytochrome, which yields MRPLLPLLRLSAVVAVGTVLATATAGCFSNRQNEGATLYQNHCSSCHGEQGEGLRRLIPPVAASDYVARNRAALPCLIRRGMKGDVVVNGIHYNQVMPGHEDLTDSQITNLLNFVQRSWGNQNEPYTVREVSELLQPCHGSDGQ from the coding sequence ATGAGGCCGCTGCTGCCTTTACTGCGCCTGAGTGCGGTGGTGGCTGTCGGCACGGTGCTGGCGACGGCCACCGCCGGCTGCTTTTCCAACCGCCAGAACGAAGGCGCTACGCTCTACCAGAACCACTGCTCCAGCTGCCACGGCGAGCAGGGTGAGGGCCTGCGCCGCCTGATTCCGCCCGTGGCCGCCTCCGACTACGTGGCCCGCAACCGCGCCGCCCTGCCCTGCCTGATCCGACGCGGCATGAAGGGCGACGTGGTGGTGAACGGCATCCACTACAACCAAGTGATGCCCGGCCACGAAGACCTGACCGACTCGCAGATCACCAACCTGCTCAACTTCGTGCAGCGCAGCTGGGGCAACCAGAACGAGCCCTACACGGTGCGGGAAGTATCGGAGCTGCTGCAGCCCTGCCACGGCTCCGACGGTCAGTAG
- a CDS encoding enhanced serine sensitivity protein SseB C-terminal domain-containing protein, translating to MALFDFLKKKPETPESPSTPSASPAAPASSNSAAAPAGPRYKGSNYTLPVEEAPAAPMMPMMPMLPAEEAGDEQMMEFPYQPTNILEELLMRAVQEPNLRPAFYQALLHEQLYAVTLPQEGQPGGEVQIEPGMEIQLQVLHDGNIPLFSSAERIFEGGVTPESVSYIHVRGLDLLQMVQATNCVLNPFSPAGKLLSSQEIQDLLASDLVNPPTGPEGDQVPVQLGPPTVEPTELLAALREFCADREFLQQAYLAEMRIESSDVPPRLLLAFQADSPEQDPEFLQELGPVIEGRLQGFEFVDMMLLNPASDEPLNQYFALQEPFYKRG from the coding sequence ATGGCCCTGTTTGACTTTCTGAAAAAGAAGCCGGAAACCCCGGAAAGCCCCTCCACTCCGTCTGCTTCGCCGGCTGCCCCCGCCTCCTCCAATTCTGCCGCCGCGCCGGCTGGCCCGCGCTACAAAGGCTCCAACTACACGCTGCCCGTAGAAGAAGCCCCCGCGGCCCCCATGATGCCGATGATGCCCATGCTGCCCGCCGAGGAAGCTGGCGACGAGCAGATGATGGAATTCCCGTACCAGCCGACCAACATTCTGGAAGAGCTGCTGATGCGTGCCGTGCAGGAGCCCAACCTACGGCCCGCCTTCTACCAGGCCCTGCTGCACGAGCAGCTCTACGCCGTGACGCTGCCCCAGGAGGGCCAGCCCGGCGGCGAAGTGCAGATTGAGCCCGGCATGGAAATTCAGCTGCAGGTACTGCACGACGGCAACATTCCGCTGTTTTCGTCGGCTGAGCGCATTTTTGAGGGTGGCGTAACGCCCGAGTCGGTGTCGTACATCCACGTGCGCGGCCTCGACCTGCTGCAGATGGTGCAGGCCACCAACTGCGTGCTCAACCCCTTCTCGCCGGCCGGCAAGCTGCTTTCCAGCCAGGAAATCCAGGATCTGCTGGCTTCTGACCTCGTGAACCCGCCCACCGGCCCCGAAGGCGACCAGGTGCCCGTGCAGCTGGGCCCGCCTACCGTGGAGCCCACCGAGTTGCTGGCCGCCCTGCGCGAGTTCTGCGCCGACCGGGAGTTTCTGCAGCAGGCCTATCTGGCCGAAATGCGCATCGAAAGCAGCGACGTACCGCCGCGCTTGCTGCTGGCCTTCCAAGCCGACAGCCCCGAGCAGGACCCCGAGTTCCTGCAGGAGCTGGGCCCCGTGATTGAAGGCCGCCTCCAGGGCTTCGAGTTCGTGGATATGATGCTGCTCAACCCCGCCAGCGACGAGCCCCTCAACCAGTATTTCGCCCTGCAGGAGCCGTTCTACAAGCGCGGCTAG
- a CDS encoding DUF2062 domain-containing protein has product MPLSKPSELPEPMGRQPAEPASWWRRRIVGPVLNVLRQGLTPAQLSLTVALGVIFGLVPTLGVTTLMCSVAAVRLRLNVAALLLVSHLLSPLQLLLIIPAMHAGAELLGGSTGPALTLAQLQYLFGHDWLAALRLLWHAMLGALILWALASVPVGLVLNFALRPVFRRLLAKQQGNA; this is encoded by the coding sequence GTGCCTCTTTCCAAGCCGTCCGAATTGCCTGAGCCCATGGGCCGCCAGCCGGCAGAACCTGCCAGCTGGTGGCGCCGCCGCATCGTGGGGCCCGTGCTGAACGTGCTGCGGCAGGGACTCACGCCCGCCCAACTCTCGCTGACGGTGGCGCTGGGCGTGATTTTCGGGTTGGTGCCTACGCTGGGTGTCACCACGCTGATGTGCAGCGTGGCCGCCGTGCGCCTGCGCCTGAACGTGGCGGCGCTGCTGCTGGTGAGCCATTTGCTGAGCCCGCTGCAGCTGCTGCTCATCATTCCGGCTATGCACGCCGGGGCGGAGCTGCTGGGCGGCAGCACCGGCCCCGCGCTGACGCTGGCGCAGCTGCAGTACCTGTTCGGGCACGACTGGCTGGCGGCGCTGCGCCTGCTCTGGCACGCCATGCTGGGGGCCTTGATACTCTGGGCGCTGGCCTCAGTACCGGTGGGCCTGGTGCTGAACTTTGCCCTGCGCCCGGTGTTCCGCCGTCTGCTGGCGAAGCAGCAGGGGAATGCGTAG
- a CDS encoding YihY/virulence factor BrkB family protein, with protein sequence MTKVHAPAPNRRRLFLDILILLRRAARELAANDPLRLGAATAFFTTFALPPIFIILIQGLSSLYPASAVRVMLLGKLSNLLGAAAAGLVEQILQNVTNVERSRLVTWLGFGFLLFISTTLFVVIQNSLNQLWQIRPRRSGGRLGKVLKERSRSLGVLVATGGLSLLAFLTDAVLAFLGDYARGFDASFGYYLFQFFNQLTSLLILAAWFAVTFRNLSAARVPWRAVLRGAALTAILIDLGEFVLGYLLVPRNLGPIYGPASSIVLVLLFVFYSAMIFYFGACFTKAYAHYADIDIKPKKSAVRYRLVDVEE encoded by the coding sequence ATGACAAAAGTACACGCGCCGGCCCCAAACCGCCGCCGCCTCTTCCTCGATATCCTGATTCTGCTGCGCCGCGCGGCCCGCGAGCTGGCCGCCAACGACCCGCTGCGGCTGGGCGCCGCCACGGCGTTCTTCACCACGTTTGCCCTGCCACCCATCTTCATCATTCTGATTCAGGGCCTCAGTTCCCTGTATCCGGCCTCGGCGGTGCGCGTGATGCTGCTGGGTAAGCTTTCCAACCTGCTGGGCGCCGCCGCCGCCGGCCTGGTCGAGCAGATTCTGCAGAACGTAACCAACGTGGAGCGCAGCCGCCTCGTGACGTGGCTGGGCTTCGGCTTCCTGCTGTTCATCTCCACCACGCTGTTTGTCGTCATCCAGAACTCGCTCAACCAGCTTTGGCAGATCCGGCCGCGCCGCAGCGGCGGCCGGCTGGGCAAGGTCCTGAAGGAGCGCAGCCGCTCGCTGGGCGTGCTGGTGGCTACCGGCGGCCTGTCGTTGCTGGCGTTTCTGACCGATGCGGTGCTGGCCTTCCTCGGCGACTACGCCCGCGGCTTCGACGCCAGCTTCGGCTACTACCTGTTTCAATTCTTCAATCAGCTCACCTCGCTGCTGATTCTGGCGGCCTGGTTTGCCGTTACGTTCCGCAACCTAAGCGCCGCCCGGGTACCCTGGCGTGCCGTGCTGCGCGGTGCGGCCCTCACCGCCATCCTCATTGACCTGGGCGAGTTTGTGCTGGGCTACCTACTGGTGCCGCGCAATCTCGGCCCCATCTACGGTCCGGCCTCCAGCATTGTGCTGGTGCTGCTGTTCGTGTTCTACTCGGCCATGATTTTCTACTTTGGCGCCTGCTTCACCAAAGCCTATGCCCACTACGCCGACATAGACATCAAGCCCAAGAAATCCGCCGTGCGCTACCGGCTGGTAGACGTGGAGGAGTAA
- a CDS encoding four-helix bundle copper-binding protein: MSQPTISAIDKQLLLDALNRCVAACEHCATSCLGEEHVQHMVGCIRLDRDCADICALTARLVARGSEHARHIMKECIEVCQLCQNECGKHNDDHCQQCAAACKACADACRAYLG; the protein is encoded by the coding sequence ATGAGCCAGCCCACCATTTCCGCCATCGACAAACAACTGCTGCTGGATGCCCTCAACCGCTGCGTGGCGGCCTGCGAGCATTGCGCTACTTCCTGCCTGGGCGAAGAGCACGTGCAGCACATGGTCGGCTGCATCCGCCTCGACCGGGACTGCGCCGATATCTGTGCCCTCACGGCCCGCCTGGTGGCCCGCGGCTCGGAGCACGCCCGCCACATCATGAAGGAATGCATTGAGGTGTGCCAGCTCTGCCAGAACGAGTGCGGCAAGCACAACGACGACCATTGCCAGCAGTGCGCCGCCGCCTGCAAAGCCTGCGCCGACGCCTGCCGGGCGTATCTGGGGTAG